In Ancalomicrobiaceae bacterium S20, the following proteins share a genomic window:
- the ppk2 gene encoding polyphosphate kinase 2: MGNHDDSKPAKDDSSKKDRKDNGHVFDLDDPKLPKWVADNAFASGGYPHAKPLDDEEFETTLTRLQIELVKLQQWAIAKGERILLLFEGRDAAGKGSAIGAFRQYMSPRRTRVIALDKPSETERGQWYFQRYVPHLPSAGDAVLFDRSWYNRAGVERVMNFCTPEQTELFLKEVPRFEDMLVDEGIRLVKFYIEIGREMQLKRFHERRHDPLKVWKISSIDHAAIQKYDDYTAARDRMLEMTHRDNAPWTVALGNDKKRLKLNALRHLLGLFDYAGKDRKAIGEIDESVLGRGPSLLTRRE; the protein is encoded by the coding sequence ATGGGCAATCACGACGACAGCAAACCCGCCAAGGACGACAGTTCGAAGAAGGACCGCAAGGACAACGGGCATGTTTTCGATCTCGACGATCCGAAACTGCCGAAATGGGTGGCCGACAACGCCTTCGCCTCCGGCGGTTATCCCCATGCCAAGCCGCTCGACGACGAGGAATTCGAGACGACGCTGACGCGGCTCCAGATCGAGCTCGTGAAGCTCCAGCAATGGGCGATCGCCAAAGGCGAGCGGATCCTGCTCCTGTTCGAAGGCCGCGACGCCGCCGGCAAGGGCTCGGCGATCGGCGCGTTCCGACAGTACATGAGCCCGCGCCGGACCCGCGTCATCGCGCTCGACAAGCCGAGCGAGACCGAACGAGGGCAATGGTATTTCCAGCGCTACGTGCCGCATCTGCCCTCGGCCGGCGACGCCGTGCTGTTCGACCGCTCCTGGTACAATCGCGCCGGCGTCGAGCGGGTGATGAACTTCTGCACGCCCGAGCAGACCGAACTCTTCCTCAAGGAAGTGCCGCGCTTCGAGGACATGCTGGTCGACGAGGGCATTCGGCTGGTGAAGTTCTACATCGAGATCGGTCGCGAGATGCAGCTGAAGCGCTTCCACGAGCGCCGGCACGATCCGCTCAAGGTCTGGAAGATCTCCTCGATCGATCATGCGGCGATCCAGAAGTACGACGACTACACCGCCGCGCGCGATCGCATGCTGGAGATGACCCACCGCGACAACGCCCCCTGGACCGTCGCGCTCGGCAACGACAAGAAGCGGCTGAAGCTCAACGCGCTGCGGCACCTGCTCGGGCTGTTCGACTATGCGGGCAAGGACCGCAAGGCGATCGGTGAGATCGACGAGAGCGTGCTCGGCCGCGGACCGTCGCTGCTGACGCGCCGGGAGTAA
- a CDS encoding carboxymuconolactone decarboxylase family protein, with protein MSPRLENPIKLAPDALKAMMALSAAIEKSGLEHSLLEFVKLRASQINHCAFCIHMHASDLRRHGESEMRLYMLDAWRESTLYTPRERAALAWTEALTRVADTAAPDADYALIEAEFTETERVHLTLAIGAINVWNRLQVGFRVDHPKEDTRVAV; from the coding sequence ATGTCGCCGAGACTGGAAAACCCGATCAAGCTCGCCCCGGACGCGCTCAAGGCCATGATGGCGCTATCGGCCGCGATCGAGAAGAGCGGCCTCGAGCACTCGCTGCTCGAGTTCGTGAAGCTGCGGGCCTCGCAGATCAATCATTGTGCATTCTGCATCCATATGCATGCGAGCGATCTGCGCCGGCATGGCGAGAGCGAGATGCGGCTCTACATGCTCGATGCGTGGCGCGAATCCACGCTCTACACGCCGCGGGAACGCGCTGCACTGGCCTGGACCGAGGCATTGACGCGCGTCGCCGACACCGCCGCCCCTGATGCCGACTACGCCTTGATCGAGGCCGAGTTCACCGAGACCGAGCGCGTGCATCTGACGCTGGCGATCGGCGCGATCAACGTCTGGAACCGGCTTCAGGTCGGCTTCCGCGTGGATCATCCGAAGGAGGACACGCGTGTCGCGGTCTGA
- a CDS encoding ATP-binding protein translates to MTNLDGDDRERGSETAPFADPKRPLRWTAVAMVAVAAVLGVFYAVPLYALAVAVVVVLLATYGGIDIPEARRSVLRTPRRGVIWPDTGMRVVADSLPDPCIITDASGIVRFVNREATVRFGAVRPGDPLSFKLRVTALHDALDRVVAFDQAETIEWQDRIPTERWWEVHLAPIHYPPDPTGSDRRPDFVLICLEDLTERRRAERMRADFVANASHELRTPLASLSGFIETLQGPARADEKARERFLGIMAEQAARMKRLIDDLLSLSRIEMKAHVRPEDRIDLAEIVNNVVDALAPLAQASDVKIEARFEVAPMPLCGDRDELTQVFSNLVENAVKYGRDGKRVEILAAPATGEGAHGAWTVAVRDFGPGIDPVHIPRLTERFYRADIDSSREKRGTGLGLAIVKHILARHRGRLSIESVPGQGSTFTVRLEAAERDADSKKPQKILENQRSALSRN, encoded by the coding sequence ATGACGAATCTCGACGGTGACGATCGCGAACGGGGCAGCGAGACGGCTCCTTTCGCCGACCCCAAGCGCCCGCTGCGCTGGACGGCGGTTGCCATGGTGGCGGTCGCCGCCGTGCTGGGCGTCTTCTATGCCGTGCCGCTCTATGCGCTCGCCGTCGCCGTCGTGGTCGTCTTGCTCGCCACCTACGGCGGGATCGACATACCCGAGGCGCGCCGCTCGGTGCTGCGCACGCCGCGGCGCGGCGTGATCTGGCCCGACACGGGCATGCGCGTCGTCGCCGACAGCCTGCCCGACCCCTGCATCATCACCGACGCGAGCGGCATCGTGCGTTTCGTCAATCGCGAGGCGACGGTCCGCTTCGGCGCGGTGCGCCCCGGCGACCCGCTGTCGTTCAAGTTGCGCGTCACCGCGCTGCACGACGCGCTCGACCGCGTCGTCGCCTTCGATCAGGCCGAGACGATCGAGTGGCAGGACCGCATCCCGACCGAGCGCTGGTGGGAGGTGCATCTGGCGCCCATCCACTACCCGCCCGACCCGACCGGCTCGGACCGGCGGCCGGACTTCGTGCTGATCTGCCTCGAGGATCTGACCGAGCGCCGCCGCGCCGAGCGCATGCGCGCGGACTTCGTCGCCAACGCGAGCCACGAGCTGCGCACGCCGCTCGCCTCGCTGTCGGGCTTCATCGAGACGCTGCAAGGGCCGGCGCGCGCCGACGAGAAGGCGCGCGAGCGCTTCCTCGGCATCATGGCCGAGCAGGCCGCGCGCATGAAGCGGCTGATCGACGACCTCCTGTCGCTGTCGCGCATCGAGATGAAGGCGCACGTGCGCCCCGAGGATCGCATCGACCTCGCCGAGATCGTCAACAACGTCGTCGATGCGCTCGCCCCGCTCGCCCAGGCCTCGGACGTCAAGATCGAGGCCCGGTTCGAGGTCGCGCCGATGCCGCTCTGCGGCGACCGGGACGAACTCACGCAAGTGTTCTCGAACCTGGTCGAGAACGCGGTCAAATACGGGCGCGACGGCAAGCGGGTCGAGATCCTGGCCGCGCCAGCGACCGGGGAGGGCGCCCACGGCGCCTGGACCGTCGCCGTCCGCGACTTCGGCCCGGGCATCGACCCGGTCCACATCCCTCGGCTGACCGAGCGCTTCTATCGCGCCGACATCGACTCCAGCCGCGAGAAACGCGGCACCGGGCTCGGGCTGGCGATCGTCAAGCACATCCTCGCCCGTCATCGCGGCCGGCTCTCGATCGAGAGCGTGCCGGGGCAGGGATCGACCTTCACGGTCCGGCTCGAGGCGGCCGAGCGTGACGCCGATTCGAAAAAACCCCAAAAAATTCTGGAAAATCAGCGCTCTGCATTGTCACGAAACTGA